One segment of Meleagris gallopavo isolate NT-WF06-2002-E0010 breed Aviagen turkey brand Nicholas breeding stock chromosome 8, Turkey_5.1, whole genome shotgun sequence DNA contains the following:
- the LOC100541206 gene encoding heparan sulfate glucosamine 3-O-sulfotransferase 1-like isoform X1 → MQMLTDASENCCLFTAGSANQLKKGPIYSFINQTQYYLELIILLHMAFLLVSAYFLLTHTQGAPVENGALLETLKSQVGLFSNKSEHYSAQVRPPGTSRRIPQTIIIGVRKGGTRALLEMLDIHPNIVVAATEVHFFDWDENYVKGIDWYRSLMPFSYGNQITIEKTPGYFTSPQAPERIHDMNSSIKLLLILRDPTERVISDYTQVYYNRVESHKPVQLFEDIVIKNGALNTKYKAIQRSLYDVHMEKWLKHFSLDQIHIVDGNTLIKDPLPELQKVERFLNLPSRIMSSNFYFNQTKGFYCIRSDGRERCLHESKGRPHPLVNNTVLEQLYSYFREHNAKFYRMVNHSFDWH, encoded by the coding sequence atgcTTCAGAAAATTGCTGTTTGTTTACCGCTGGTTCTGCCAACCAACTCAAGAAAGGACCGATCTATTCTTTCATTAATCAAACGCAATATTATCTTGAACTAATTATTCTTCTCCACATGGCCTTTCTTCTGGTGTCAGCTTATTTTTTGCTGACTCATACTCAGGGTGCTCCTGTAGAGAATGGGGCACTGTTGGAAACATTGAAGTCACAGGTAGGATTATTCAGCAATAAAAGTGAACACTATTCAGCACAGGTGAGACCTCCTGGCACAAGCCGACGAATACCTCAGACAATTATCATTGGAGTTCGTAAAGGAGGGACAAGGGCTTTGCTGGAAATGTTGGATATTCATCCTAATATTGTTGTAGCAGCTACAGAAGTCCACTTTTTTGACTGGGATGAAAATTATGTGAAAGGAATAGACTGGTATAGGAGTTTGATGCCATTTTCTTATGGAAATCAAATTACTATTGAGAAAACACCAGGCTATTTTACATCACCACAGGCTCCAGAAAGAATTCATGACATGAATAGCTCCATTAAGCTGCTGCTCATTCTGAGAGATCCCACTGAGAGAGTTATATCTGACTATACCCAAGTATATTACAACAGAGTAGAAAGTCACAAGCCTGTTCAGCTTTTTGAAGATATTGTTATTAAGAATGGAGCACTTAATACTAAATACAAAGCTATTCAGAGAAGTTTATATGATGTTCATATGGAAAAGTGGCTTAAACATTTCAGTTTGGATCAGATTCACATAGTGGATGGCAATACTTTAATCAAGGACCCTCTTCCTGAATTACAAAAAGTTGAGAGGTTTCTGAATCTTCCTTCCCGAATTATGTCTTCTAATTTTTACTTTAACCAAACTAAGGGATTCTATTGCATTCGAAGTGATGGAAGAGAGAGATGTTTACATGAATCCAAAGGGCGACCCCATCCTCTTGTTAACAACACTGTTTTAGAACAACTTTATTCTTACTTCAGAGAGCACAATGCAAAATTTTACAGAATGGTTAATCATTCTTTTGACTGGCATTAA
- the LOC100541206 gene encoding heparan sulfate glucosamine 3-O-sulfotransferase 1-like isoform X2, with amino-acid sequence MAFLLVSAYFLLTHTQGAPVENGALLETLKSQVGLFSNKSEHYSAQVRPPGTSRRIPQTIIIGVRKGGTRALLEMLDIHPNIVVAATEVHFFDWDENYVKGIDWYRSLMPFSYGNQITIEKTPGYFTSPQAPERIHDMNSSIKLLLILRDPTERVISDYTQVYYNRVESHKPVQLFEDIVIKNGALNTKYKAIQRSLYDVHMEKWLKHFSLDQIHIVDGNTLIKDPLPELQKVERFLNLPSRIMSSNFYFNQTKGFYCIRSDGRERCLHESKGRPHPLVNNTVLEQLYSYFREHNAKFYRMVNHSFDWH; translated from the coding sequence ATGGCCTTTCTTCTGGTGTCAGCTTATTTTTTGCTGACTCATACTCAGGGTGCTCCTGTAGAGAATGGGGCACTGTTGGAAACATTGAAGTCACAGGTAGGATTATTCAGCAATAAAAGTGAACACTATTCAGCACAGGTGAGACCTCCTGGCACAAGCCGACGAATACCTCAGACAATTATCATTGGAGTTCGTAAAGGAGGGACAAGGGCTTTGCTGGAAATGTTGGATATTCATCCTAATATTGTTGTAGCAGCTACAGAAGTCCACTTTTTTGACTGGGATGAAAATTATGTGAAAGGAATAGACTGGTATAGGAGTTTGATGCCATTTTCTTATGGAAATCAAATTACTATTGAGAAAACACCAGGCTATTTTACATCACCACAGGCTCCAGAAAGAATTCATGACATGAATAGCTCCATTAAGCTGCTGCTCATTCTGAGAGATCCCACTGAGAGAGTTATATCTGACTATACCCAAGTATATTACAACAGAGTAGAAAGTCACAAGCCTGTTCAGCTTTTTGAAGATATTGTTATTAAGAATGGAGCACTTAATACTAAATACAAAGCTATTCAGAGAAGTTTATATGATGTTCATATGGAAAAGTGGCTTAAACATTTCAGTTTGGATCAGATTCACATAGTGGATGGCAATACTTTAATCAAGGACCCTCTTCCTGAATTACAAAAAGTTGAGAGGTTTCTGAATCTTCCTTCCCGAATTATGTCTTCTAATTTTTACTTTAACCAAACTAAGGGATTCTATTGCATTCGAAGTGATGGAAGAGAGAGATGTTTACATGAATCCAAAGGGCGACCCCATCCTCTTGTTAACAACACTGTTTTAGAACAACTTTATTCTTACTTCAGAGAGCACAATGCAAAATTTTACAGAATGGTTAATCATTCTTTTGACTGGCATTAA